In Chloroflexota bacterium, the following are encoded in one genomic region:
- the nadD gene encoding nicotinate (nicotinamide) nucleotide adenylyltransferase: protein MARGGFPMSRPMRIGVFGGTFDPPHLGHLILAAEAHFQLGLDKVLWVLTPDPPHKRNMPHTPWPRRAAMVLAAIGDNPAFELSTVDIERPGPHYAVDTMRLLRASQPHAQWVYLMGGDSLHGLPTWHRVREFLDLCDELGIMRRPGDEIDLTIAESCLPGVVSKVRFVNAPLLQIAARELRERAAKGAPIRYYLPEAVYALIQEWRLYR, encoded by the coding sequence ATGGCGCGAGGAGGCTTCCCTATGAGCCGACCGATGCGGATTGGTGTGTTCGGTGGCACGTTCGATCCGCCGCATCTCGGGCACCTCATTCTGGCCGCCGAGGCGCATTTCCAGTTGGGGTTGGACAAGGTGCTGTGGGTGCTCACGCCCGACCCACCGCACAAGCGCAACATGCCACATACGCCCTGGCCGCGGCGTGCGGCAATGGTGCTGGCTGCCATTGGCGATAATCCGGCCTTTGAACTCAGCACGGTGGATATTGAGCGCCCGGGCCCCCACTACGCCGTGGATACCATGCGCCTGCTGCGGGCGTCTCAGCCGCACGCCCAGTGGGTCTATTTGATGGGCGGTGATTCCCTCCACGGCCTACCTACATGGCACCGTGTGCGGGAATTCCTGGACCTGTGCGACGAACTCGGCATCATGCGCCGCCCCGGTGATGAAATTGATTTGACGATCGCGGAATCTTGCCTTCCGGGCGTGGTGAGCAAGGTGCGTTTTGTCAATGCGCCGTTATTGCAAATTGCCGCCCGTGAACTGCGGGAACGCGCTGCCAAGGGCGCGCCCATTCGCTATTACCTGCCGGAAGCGGTTTACGCGCTCATTCAGGAATGGCGGCTTTACCGCTAA